One part of the Xylanimonas allomyrinae genome encodes these proteins:
- a CDS encoding alpha/beta hydrolase — protein sequence MAVAAVVTIAVAVGLTFAARAMQHTLAYHPSRTPLAAAASVLPGADDVTLTTHDGLALRAWFVPPSPGSPARDQAVLFAHGNGGALSGRARLGAELADRGFAVLMLGYRGYSGNPGTPSEDGLVLDALAGQNELAARGFPPERTIYLGESIGTGVVSGLAAQVPPAGLVLRSPFTSFEDVARSLVPLPRPLVRFIIDRNIYPVAEQVAASDVPVTVIHGSADEVVPPGQSDAVAAAARNLFEHLVVEGARHNDALWLGPTVADAVERLGDAVAAG from the coding sequence GTGGCCGTCGCAGCCGTGGTCACGATCGCGGTTGCCGTGGGCCTCACCTTCGCAGCGCGAGCCATGCAGCACACCCTCGCCTACCACCCGTCACGTACCCCGCTCGCCGCCGCCGCGTCCGTCCTGCCGGGCGCCGACGACGTCACCCTGACCACGCACGACGGGCTCGCGCTGCGCGCCTGGTTCGTCCCGCCCAGCCCCGGGTCCCCGGCACGCGACCAGGCGGTGCTGTTCGCGCACGGCAACGGCGGTGCCCTCTCGGGGCGTGCCCGGCTCGGCGCCGAGCTCGCCGACCGCGGGTTCGCCGTGCTGATGCTCGGCTACCGAGGCTACTCGGGGAACCCCGGGACGCCGTCGGAGGACGGTCTGGTGCTCGATGCGCTCGCCGGGCAGAACGAGCTGGCCGCACGCGGGTTCCCGCCCGAGCGCACGATCTACCTCGGCGAGTCGATCGGCACCGGTGTGGTGTCGGGACTCGCGGCCCAGGTACCGCCGGCCGGGCTCGTGCTGCGCTCGCCCTTCACCTCGTTCGAGGACGTCGCGCGCAGCCTCGTGCCGCTGCCACGCCCGCTCGTGCGGTTCATCATCGACCGCAACATCTACCCCGTCGCCGAACAGGTGGCCGCGAGCGATGTCCCGGTCACGGTGATCCACGGATCGGCCGACGAGGTGGTCCCACCCGGGCAGAGCGACGCCGTCGCGGCAGCGGCGCGCAACCTCTTCGAGCACCTCGTCGTCGAGGGCGCCCGGCACAACGACGCGCTCTGGCTCGGCCCGACGGTCGCCGACGCGGTCGAGCGTCTGGGCGACGCGGTCGCGGCCGGGTGA
- a CDS encoding phosphoribosyltransferase, whose amino-acid sequence MVAVRSVTRPRLSFHLADGLARYLGVPLIGAVGPVAGLEEPGRHDVNSAMRLAGVARRLELQLSEPALRGLPGRTVLLVDDWTESGWTLTVAARLLRQAGAARVFPFVLGIR is encoded by the coding sequence GTGGTCGCCGTCCGGTCGGTGACCCGGCCCCGGCTCTCCTTCCACCTGGCAGACGGGCTCGCGCGCTATCTCGGGGTCCCGCTCATCGGTGCGGTCGGTCCCGTGGCCGGGCTCGAGGAGCCCGGGCGGCACGACGTCAACTCGGCGATGCGGCTCGCGGGTGTCGCCCGGCGCCTCGAGCTCCAGCTCTCGGAGCCGGCGCTGCGCGGGCTGCCCGGCCGGACGGTGCTGCTGGTCGACGACTGGACCGAGTCGGGCTGGACGCTCACGGTGGCCGCGCGGCTCCTGCGGCAGGCCGGCGCGGCCCGCGTGTTCCCGTTCGTCCTGGGGATCCGGTGA